A part of Verrucomicrobiota bacterium genomic DNA contains:
- a CDS encoding tyrosine recombinase encodes MQECIDSFLLYLATERGLSTNYQLSTRASLERFVAWATGRGIESVAAVTPLLLSEFLIAEKKRGLSATSIKLEAVALRIFFRFLTARSRIGSDPAEKLPLPRLPQTLPQPLSQINMAKLVAAPAGETPLEIRDRALLELLYACGLRIAEACSVRLENLDEEGGVIRVTGKGSKTRLIPVGRSALTALKFYLSNARPKLVSSKSGGEIFLSVRGHKLTPARIWQLVRHYAKIVGIEEAVHPHQLRHSFATHLLAGGADLRIIQEMLGHASIATTQIYTQVDRSQLKSVHRKFHPRG; translated from the coding sequence TCGACCAACTATCAACTCTCGACCCGCGCCTCGCTGGAACGCTTTGTCGCTTGGGCTACTGGTCGAGGGATTGAATCCGTAGCGGCCGTCACCCCTCTCCTCCTCTCCGAGTTCCTGATTGCGGAGAAGAAACGAGGGCTCTCCGCCACCTCGATCAAGCTTGAGGCCGTCGCCCTGCGGATCTTCTTTCGATTTCTCACCGCACGTAGCCGCATCGGAAGCGATCCCGCCGAGAAGCTACCCCTGCCACGCCTACCCCAGACGCTCCCTCAACCACTCTCTCAAATCAACATGGCCAAACTGGTCGCAGCCCCTGCGGGAGAGACTCCTCTGGAAATCCGCGACAGGGCACTTCTGGAGCTTCTCTATGCCTGCGGCCTGCGCATCGCCGAGGCCTGTAGCGTCCGCTTGGAGAATCTCGATGAGGAAGGCGGCGTTATTCGGGTCACCGGGAAAGGGAGCAAGACACGGTTGATTCCTGTCGGTCGATCCGCACTCACAGCTCTGAAATTCTATCTGAGTAATGCTCGTCCCAAGCTTGTGTCGTCGAAATCTGGTGGGGAAATCTTTCTCTCCGTGAGGGGGCACAAACTCACACCGGCACGTATCTGGCAACTGGTCCGACATTATGCGAAGATCGTCGGTATCGAGGAGGCCGTCCACCCTCATCAGTTGCGACACTCCTTCGCCACCCATCTACTCGCCGGCGGCGCCGATCTTCGAATCATCCAGGAGATGCTCGGCCATGCCTCCATCGCCACGACGCAAATCTACACCCAGGTCGATCGGAGCCAACTCAAGTCGGTCCACAGGAAATTTCATCCCAGAGGTTAA